A single genomic interval of Nitratidesulfovibrio sp. SRB-5 harbors:
- a CDS encoding ATP-binding protein, with amino-acid sequence MADAPAPPPEGSPPLQQPAAPQGDGTRLRIPPGRLGDSMLGWVLLVVLAAVVVTSATHVLRERERHMDMARLRLEGQLRLMGEHVGGLLQTMDLTLAALASDMSGSVPEHATPAPPALDAMLRQRLDLLRPNALELALLAPDGQVLAATAPLPTAAIPQLHRVVLPAHRDLLRDFNLLRLPSPLTGVHGNTPPRMLLSRRISGPDGSFAGVVVALVNPVSFHDRYQDYDPDEAECSALLDEDASPLVVWPPGADPACVRASVAAASGAWPEGEPDARPDAPPDSVRGAPQGMSGDGSAPSPALPPEASPSLDGTSFDDMPDKGIGVSGLRIVETDDALVAVHQLRDFPFRMTMHTPLDLVLSGWRRQTMANVGMTLTLCMAVSLLAWSASRQRGQRLEAETALRRSEARYRTLAENYPGGAIMLFDGDMRCLLADGLGLAGLLAPRQRIEGALPSGVLPPQVALPFEEQLQLALAGTEVTFTMAVDERIHEVRLRPLHEDRETGMPARCMAVLQDITQREAARMALRHSEARLQEAQQIARMGSFELHMDTGAFVWSAGLYEMLGHDPALPPPPPAEVFAIHAPEELDWFREHVAIMSDEPVTELQRVFPYRTLGGRQSWGQFRCRVARGPDRLPLHAQGTFQDITNLREAELALRDSEARLNEAQFIARMGSYSVNLRDGEAFWSPGLFRLLDLDPHDGPLVPGEAFRRHAPETAPWFEAFLATPADRPESTELRSFPYVTATGRRGFGRLHMMARHGADGLPEHIRGTFQDITPLHEAEQALRDSEARLQEAQQIAGIGSFDFDIANDVATYWSTGLYALLEVEPGTPLPRPLEGCHIYAPDYAAQFERMITEPADEPESVFWDNIPLRTAKGRRMMGQMKAVVQRGPDGRPVRARGAFQDISRLYEAEQALQRAKEEAESANELKSQFVANISHEMRTPLSGILGIVDVALSRLNDTALPAHDNEQGHYLSMIRNVSEGLLHVINDLLDFSRMEAGRLGLDQVEYDLRAAVSDALAPLAVQAERKGLSLTVHIDADVPARLQGDPLRLRQILVNLAGNAVKFTDTGSVHVDVRRSAQCPRPGGCLRFTVQDTGPGITADKLPLLFESFSQADGSHTRRHSGSGLGLAISRHIVRLQGGDIGVNSTPGQGSRFWFTLPIDKDAPQGAATPTDLRLTSPSPADHPDSPVAPGHRGPAKPAEPGAQEAGRPLCVLLAEDNDLNREFLSFFLQERGYEVHLAIDGQEALDRLRGGCSPDSGIGGIGGINGIGGPDAGTEAVPDARPDAGPNAEPDGGMQRPPFDVVLMDVQMPVVSGLEATRRIREAAAQGAAWADVPVIALTAHAMQGDRDRFLAEGMDDFVAKPVNREALFAAIERQVARYREKRGATGNGMGGTTGAA; translated from the coding sequence ATGGCTGACGCCCCCGCACCACCGCCCGAGGGATCGCCCCCCCTCCAACAGCCCGCTGCCCCGCAGGGGGACGGAACGCGCCTGCGCATCCCCCCGGGCCGCCTGGGCGACAGCATGCTCGGCTGGGTGCTGCTGGTGGTGCTGGCGGCGGTGGTGGTAACCAGCGCCACCCACGTGCTGCGTGAACGCGAACGCCACATGGACATGGCCCGGCTGCGGCTGGAGGGGCAACTGCGGCTGATGGGCGAGCACGTGGGCGGGCTGCTCCAGACCATGGACCTCACGCTGGCGGCCCTGGCCTCCGATATGTCCGGCAGCGTGCCCGAGCACGCCACTCCCGCCCCCCCCGCGCTCGACGCCATGCTGCGCCAGCGGCTGGACCTGCTGCGTCCCAATGCACTGGAACTGGCCCTGCTCGCCCCAGACGGGCAGGTGCTTGCGGCCACCGCCCCCCTGCCCACCGCCGCCATCCCCCAGTTGCACCGCGTGGTGCTGCCCGCCCACCGCGACCTGCTGCGCGATTTCAACCTGCTGCGGCTGCCGTCGCCGCTCACTGGCGTGCACGGCAACACGCCGCCCCGGATGCTGCTGAGCCGCCGCATCTCCGGGCCGGACGGCAGCTTTGCCGGAGTGGTGGTGGCCCTGGTCAATCCGGTATCCTTCCACGACCGCTACCAGGACTACGACCCCGACGAAGCGGAATGCTCCGCGTTGCTCGACGAGGACGCCTCCCCCCTGGTGGTCTGGCCGCCCGGCGCAGACCCGGCCTGCGTGCGCGCCTCGGTGGCCGCGGCCAGCGGGGCCTGGCCGGAAGGCGAGCCCGATGCCAGGCCCGATGCGCCGCCCGACAGCGTACGGGGCGCCCCGCAGGGCATGTCGGGGGACGGCTCGGCCCCTTCTCCCGCCCTGCCCCCGGAAGCATCGCCATCTTTGGACGGCACCTCCTTCGACGACATGCCCGACAAGGGCATCGGCGTTTCCGGCCTGCGCATCGTCGAAACGGACGACGCGCTGGTGGCGGTGCACCAACTGCGCGATTTTCCCTTCCGCATGACCATGCACACCCCGCTGGACCTGGTGCTGTCCGGATGGCGCAGGCAGACGATGGCCAACGTGGGCATGACCCTGACCCTGTGCATGGCCGTCTCGCTGCTGGCCTGGTCGGCCAGCCGCCAGCGCGGCCAGCGGCTGGAGGCGGAGACCGCGCTGCGCCGCAGCGAGGCCCGCTACCGCACCCTGGCCGAAAACTACCCCGGCGGCGCAATCATGCTCTTTGACGGGGACATGCGCTGTCTGCTGGCCGACGGGCTGGGCCTGGCCGGGCTGCTGGCGCCCCGCCAACGGATAGAGGGCGCCCTCCCCTCCGGCGTGCTGCCCCCGCAGGTGGCGCTGCCCTTCGAGGAGCAGTTGCAACTGGCGCTGGCGGGTACCGAGGTAACCTTCACCATGGCCGTGGACGAACGCATCCACGAGGTGCGCCTGCGCCCCCTGCACGAAGACCGCGAAACCGGCATGCCCGCCCGGTGCATGGCCGTGTTGCAGGACATCACCCAGCGCGAGGCGGCCCGCATGGCCCTGCGCCACAGCGAGGCCCGCCTGCAGGAGGCGCAGCAGATCGCCCGCATGGGCAGCTTCGAACTGCACATGGACACCGGGGCGTTCGTATGGTCCGCCGGGCTGTACGAGATGCTCGGCCACGACCCCGCGCTGCCGCCCCCGCCCCCGGCGGAGGTATTCGCCATCCACGCGCCGGAAGAGCTGGACTGGTTCCGCGAGCACGTGGCCATCATGTCGGACGAGCCGGTGACCGAACTGCAACGCGTCTTTCCCTACCGCACCCTGGGGGGGCGGCAGAGCTGGGGGCAATTCCGCTGCCGGGTGGCGCGCGGGCCGGATCGCCTGCCCCTGCACGCCCAGGGCACCTTTCAGGACATCACCAACCTGCGCGAGGCGGAACTGGCCCTGCGCGACAGCGAGGCGCGGCTCAACGAGGCGCAGTTCATCGCCCGCATGGGCAGCTATTCCGTCAACCTGCGCGACGGCGAGGCCTTCTGGTCACCAGGGTTGTTCCGCCTGCTGGACCTGGACCCGCACGACGGTCCGCTGGTGCCCGGCGAGGCCTTCCGCCGCCATGCCCCGGAAACCGCCCCGTGGTTCGAGGCGTTCCTGGCCACCCCGGCGGACAGGCCGGAATCCACGGAGCTGCGCTCGTTCCCCTACGTCACCGCCACCGGGCGGCGCGGCTTCGGCCGCCTGCACATGATGGCCCGCCACGGCGCGGACGGCCTGCCAGAGCACATCCGGGGCACCTTTCAGGACATCACCCCCCTGCACGAGGCGGAGCAGGCCCTGCGCGACAGCGAGGCCCGGTTGCAGGAAGCGCAGCAGATCGCGGGGATCGGCAGCTTCGACTTCGACATCGCCAACGATGTGGCCACCTACTGGTCAACGGGGTTGTACGCCCTGCTCGAGGTGGAGCCCGGCACGCCGCTGCCCCGCCCGCTGGAAGGCTGCCATATCTACGCCCCGGACTACGCCGCGCAGTTCGAACGGATGATTACCGAACCCGCCGACGAACCGGAATCCGTCTTCTGGGACAACATCCCCCTGCGCACGGCCAAGGGGCGGCGGATGATGGGCCAGATGAAGGCCGTGGTGCAGCGCGGACCGGACGGCAGGCCGGTGCGGGCACGCGGCGCCTTCCAGGACATCAGCCGCCTGTACGAGGCGGAACAGGCCCTGCAACGGGCCAAGGAAGAAGCCGAAAGCGCCAACGAACTCAAGAGCCAGTTCGTGGCCAACATCAGCCATGAAATGCGCACCCCGCTTTCGGGCATCCTGGGCATCGTGGACGTGGCGCTTTCACGCCTGAACGACACGGCGCTCCCCGCCCACGACAACGAGCAGGGCCACTACCTTTCCATGATCCGCAACGTGTCAGAGGGGCTGCTGCACGTGATCAACGATCTGCTGGACTTTTCGCGCATGGAGGCCGGACGGCTGGGGCTGGACCAGGTGGAGTACGACCTGCGGGCCGCCGTGAGCGATGCGCTGGCGCCGCTGGCCGTGCAGGCGGAGCGCAAGGGGCTGTCGCTTACCGTGCACATCGACGCGGACGTACCCGCCCGGTTGCAGGGCGACCCGTTGCGGCTACGCCAGATTCTGGTGAACCTGGCGGGCAACGCCGTGAAATTCACCGACACCGGCAGCGTGCACGTGGACGTGCGCCGCAGCGCCCAGTGCCCCCGGCCCGGCGGCTGCCTGCGCTTCACCGTGCAGGACACCGGGCCAGGCATCACGGCGGACAAGCTGCCCCTGCTGTTCGAAAGCTTCTCGCAGGCGGACGGGTCGCATACCCGGCGGCACAGCGGCAGCGGCCTGGGCCTTGCCATCTCGCGGCACATCGTGCGCTTGCAGGGCGGTGACATCGGCGTGAACAGCACGCCCGGCCAGGGCAGCCGGTTCTGGTTCACCCTGCCCATCGACAAGGACGCGCCGCAGGGCGCCGCCACCCCCACCGACCTGCGCCTGACCAGCCCGAGCCCGGCGGACCATCCGGATTCACCGGTGGCGCCGGGACACCGGGGACCGGCAAAACCGGCGGAACCGGGCGCGCAGGAAGCAGGCCGCCCCCTGTGCGTGCTGCTGGCGGAAGACAACGACCTGAACCGCGAATTCCTGAGCTTCTTCCTGCAGGAACGCGGCTACGAGGTGCACCTGGCCATCGACGGGCAGGAGGCCCTGGACCGCCTGCGCGGGGGCTGCTCCCCCGACAGCGGAATAGGGGGAATCGGCGGAATTAACGGAATCGGGGGGCCGGATGCCGGAACTGAAGCCGTACCGGATGCCCGTCCTGATGCCGGACCCAATGCCGAGCCGGACGGCGGCATGCAACGTCCCCCCTTCGACGTGGTGCTGATGGACGTGCAGATGCCGGTGGTCAGCGGGCTGGAAGCCACCCGCCGCATCCGCGAGGCGGCGGCGCAAGGGGCGGCCTGGGCCGACGTGCCGGTCATCGCCCTGACCGCCCACGCCATGCAGGGCGACCGTGACCGCTTCCTGGCAGAGGGCATGGACGACTTCGTGGCCAAGCCGGTGAACCGCGAGGCCCTGTTCGCGGCCATCGAACGGCAGGTGGCCCGTTACCGCGAAAAACGAGGGGCCACGGGCAACGGCATGGGCGGTACCACGGGGGCAGCATAG
- the hemW gene encoding radical SAM family heme chaperone HemW, whose protein sequence is MLLYIHVPFCRRKCRYCAFHSLEMGAASVVRDYVETLLRELALWGDRMGAVPVTSIFFGGGTPSLLPARTIGTILDRVGKAFAVQPGAEISMEANPESLTRPSELRTLLKVGVNRLSMGVQCLDDAMLHTLGRPHRAREALDAFRAVRAAGFQNVGMDLIWGLPGQTLRQWMQQLKEVVRLRPDHLSCYGLTLEPGTPLEDDCATGRLDLPPERAQAAMFMDGAELLETEGYIHYEISNFARMGFQCRHNLGYWEGEDYLGLGPSAASTLGGLRWNNPEDHAAWTRQVDEGRVGTEAERLTPQTRVLELIMLRLRTARGLRVKAYRELTGRDFLRDHKRLVHLLHREGLLRIRDGYLRLTRSGMLVSNSILERLFEDTEALMALPVDTPASPLPDAGRVPAPDAGQTGCLTGEQTGGLTGGLTGGQVAEAVARGVAGRDGPTDTASAAAPPSSSPAPPTGRSHG, encoded by the coding sequence ATGCTGCTGTACATCCACGTACCTTTCTGCCGCCGCAAATGCCGGTACTGCGCCTTCCACTCGCTGGAGATGGGGGCGGCGTCGGTCGTGCGCGACTACGTGGAAACGCTGCTGCGCGAACTGGCCCTGTGGGGCGACCGCATGGGCGCCGTGCCGGTGACCTCGATCTTCTTTGGCGGTGGCACGCCCAGCCTGCTGCCCGCGCGCACCATCGGCACCATTCTGGACCGGGTGGGCAAGGCCTTCGCGGTGCAGCCGGGCGCGGAAATCAGCATGGAGGCCAATCCGGAATCGCTGACCCGCCCGTCGGAACTGCGCACCCTGCTGAAGGTGGGGGTGAACCGGCTTTCCATGGGCGTGCAGTGTCTGGACGACGCCATGCTGCACACCCTGGGCAGGCCGCACCGGGCCCGAGAGGCGCTGGATGCGTTCCGCGCCGTGCGCGCGGCGGGCTTCCAGAACGTGGGCATGGACCTGATCTGGGGCCTGCCCGGCCAGACCCTGCGCCAATGGATGCAGCAGCTGAAAGAGGTGGTGCGGCTGCGGCCCGACCACCTGTCCTGCTACGGGCTGACCCTGGAGCCGGGCACGCCGCTGGAGGACGACTGCGCCACCGGCAGGCTGGACCTGCCCCCGGAGCGCGCCCAGGCCGCCATGTTCATGGACGGGGCGGAACTGCTGGAAACCGAAGGCTACATCCACTACGAAATTTCCAATTTCGCCCGCATGGGCTTCCAGTGCCGTCACAATTTGGGCTATTGGGAAGGCGAGGACTACCTTGGCCTCGGCCCGTCGGCGGCGTCCACGCTGGGGGGCCTGCGCTGGAACAACCCGGAGGACCACGCCGCATGGACCCGCCAGGTGGACGAGGGGCGCGTGGGCACCGAGGCCGAGCGGCTGACCCCGCAGACGCGGGTGCTGGAACTCATCATGCTGCGGCTGCGCACGGCGCGCGGGCTGCGGGTAAAGGCCTACCGCGAACTGACCGGGCGCGACTTTCTGCGTGACCACAAGCGGCTGGTGCATCTGCTGCACCGCGAAGGGCTGCTGCGCATCCGCGACGGCTACCTGCGGCTGACCCGCAGCGGCATGCTGGTTTCCAATTCCATCCTTGAACGACTGTTCGAGGACACCGAGGCACTGATGGCCCTGCCCGTGGACACTCCCGCCTCTCCCCTGCCCGATGCCGGCAGGGTCCCCGCGCCCGATGCGGGCCAGACCGGTTGCCTGACTGGTGAGCAGACCGGCGGCCTGACTGGCGGCCTGACTGGCGGACAGGTCGCGGAGGCCGTCGCAAGGGGCGTCGCGGGTCGGGACGGCCCCACGGATACGGCCAGCGCCGCCGCCCCGCCATCATCGTCCCCTGCTCCCCCCACCGGGCGCAGCCATGGCTGA